The DNA window CTCTGttgcaggattttatttttctgcttcagCAATTTGCCCCGAAATACTCAGAGCAACCACGGTGCAAACCAAATGTGTTTTCAAGGCAAAATGAAGCAGCAATCTTTTCCCATATCCCTACTAATTATCTCCGCTGTATGGAACTTATATATTTATAGTATCAAATCAGAGTATACACAGTTTGTGTGTGGCTTATCTCAGCTGCAGTGTGTGCACCTTGAGACTGTCAGCTCTGtcagtttgtttccatttgTTAGTCCTTCTACCTGGTGTTATTGATTTTCCCATAGCTGTCTGCCAGTAAGTGCTGTCTGAGAACAGTCATAGCTGAAAGCTGGCCAGAGTGATCTAGACAAACAGCAGGAAGTCCAATACATTTACTGAAAGTTCCGCCCCGTCGCTGCCTTCCCTGAATTGATTGCATGGAAATCAGGGTCCGTTAAAGCCTTCCTGATGCAACTGCCCTTTAGAGCCCAGAAAACAAGGATGTGATGCTTGAAGAATCATAATACATACATGTGTGAACTTCATCCCTGACTCTAAACTGTATATCCTCCTGTcctgtcagtctgccccacaGCGTCAAGGCGAGCCTGTCTCTTTCTCCATCTGGACCGGGACGGGTGGGAAGTGGCGGGGGCTCCCCTACATCCAAAATGGGCTACTGTGGAGGGGTGCCAGTGGAGGACATGCAGGCCCTGGCTATCACCTCTCTGTCAGCAGCAGATGTAGCCAAACAGTATGAGCACATTCGCGAGCTGGGGAAGGGCACGTATGGCAAGGTGGACCTGGTGGCGCACAGGACGCAGGGTGAGTTGGTTGAGGTTTTAAAACTGAAGTTCTTTATCCTCTACCCCTACCTCATTAGTATGTCTTCACTGTCAACCACctaacaaagcagaaaaattgAAACTTAAGATTGCAGATTGCTACAATCACAGCATCCGCACTGTGCCAGCATGTCTCACAGCTGAGCAGTTCAGGCTGTTCAGCGTGGCATAAAGTCTCAAGGCGCCGAGAAATTAGCACACTTAGAAGGGTGTGTTAAGgatttttttaggtttattcCTTAATCTTTGGTTGTAAGAAGGTTAGAGAGCTGGCTCACTCTGATTGCAGTATAACTCAGCTTTGTAAAGTGGTGCAGAGCAGAATGAGAAGCTGACAGTGCATCGGAAATCAAAAAGGGTGCGTGAGCGCTACAGAGCTTCTCCAGATGTGATTGTGAGCAGCTGGTATTGGAGATGAGATTCATTGTTTATGTAAATGAACATAGCAGCTGTCACAAAGACAGGGTTGGCTAGTCCGAAATCTCTGTAGTCCCTCAGAGGACGAGGCAGTGAGTAGTTTTTGGATAACGGAGAATTTTTGAGTAAAATGTTAGCGGTATTTATCAGATATACAGGATTGGTGTTCATCTGCGTGTTCTGCATGGTAAtatctgatttcttttttctaggCACCAAGATGGCGCTGAAGTTTGTTACCAAGAACAAGACGAAGCTCAAAAGTTTCCTGCGGGAATACAGTCTAACAGGCTCACTTAGCTGCAGCCCTTTCATCATCAAAGTCCTGGACGTCCTTTTTGAGACAGAGGACAGCTATGTGTTTGGACAAGAATATGCCCCCGCCGGGGACCTTTTCGACATCATACCCCCACAGGTAACGCCATCATTCTTCCTCCCTCCAATCGCCATCCTCACTCAGTCTGAGCTCCTCCAATCAGTCACAATGTTCAGACACGACGGTTTTAACAAGCTCTCCTGGGATAGGAGTCTTGTCTTCGTCCCGGTTTCTCTCCGTGCAAAGCTCTCACTTTGCTTTAGTGCTATTCCCGTTGATGTGCTGGGAGTGCTTGACTTCAAGGTTCTTCTAAAGACTCATTAAAAATGGTTGCAGTAGAACTCAGAACTGAGActcttttgtttcagttttccttttttggaGTGTATCACTTTTCATCCTGTACTTTCAAACCTCCACTCATTATAACATTGCCTATTCTCTTTAATGGTACTGTAACGTACTCACTATGTAGTCATTTTCCAGTGTCACCTCACATCACGTATTAATCACaacaaaatcatcatttttttttctctgttgctGTCTCCCAACACTTTCTATCACCAGGGTGGAAGGTTGAGGCTCTGGATTAGTAATCAGAAAGTCGAGGGTAAAAGCCCCAGACCTGCCAGTCTGAAACTGTTGTGCCCCtgagcaaggcccttaaccCTGTCTGCTCCAGGGGTGGCTTATTAAAGTTGACCTCTGACTCCAATTACAACATACAAAAAGGGAATTTCACAGTGCTGTAGTATAACtgtgacaataaaggctttttcttcttccttctcctaGGTGGGTCTGCCAGAGGAAATGGTCAAACGCTGCATGCAGCAGCTGGGTTTGGCCCTGGACTTTATGCACAGTAAAAACCTGGTGCATCGGGATGTCAAACCTGAGAATGTGCTCTTGTTTGACCGTGAGTGCCGCCGTATCAAGCTGGCTGACTTTGGCATGACCCGGCGGGTCGGCTGCCGTGTGAAACGGGTGAGCGGTACTATCCCCTACACAGCTCCAGAGGTGTGCCGTGCCAGCCGCGCAGAGGGTTTCCTTGTGACCACCAGTCTGGATGTGTGGGCGTTCGGCGTGCTGGTGTTCTGCATGCTGACAGGCAACTTCCCCTGGGAGGCAGCTTTACCAGCCGACGCCTTCTACGAGGAGTTTCGGCGCTGGCAGAAGGCCGGGTGTCCTGTGGGAACGTATCCGTCCCAGTGGCGCCGCTTCACTGATGATGCTCTTCGCATGTTTCAGAGGCTGCTCGCTGCCGAGCCGGAAAAACGCTGTGGAGTCAAGGACGTCTTCTGCTTTGTCAAGTACGAGCTGGTCAGCGAGCTCAGGCGAAGAGCGTCTTGCCGAGCGAAGAGAGGCGAGAGGTCGAGCTCGGGGGTGTGCACTGGCAGTTGCACCTCCTCATCATCCACTACTTCACGTTCCTCCCACAGGCACCCTGAACCCTCCACCCCGCCGGGAACTTCCTGCCTGCGACCAGCGCCGCTCAAACGTAGTGTCCTCTCCGACCCGCTGTCTCCCAGAGAGGAGTCTGGACAGCACCAGTCTCCAGGCCGAGACAAGAACAAAAGCCAGATGGTGATGGCAACGGCCATCGAAATCTGCGTGTGACCATACTAATCTTAGTGCTGGATATTGGATGGCTCTTCACAGTGATAACAAGCTGTGAAGAGGTGTTAATGACTAGCGCAGAGAACCCAGTGAAAAAGAAGAGGTACTTTAACCATGAAAGAGAAGCTCAGGATCCCATCCCAAGCTGTGGAAATGGACATCATCAATCAGTGGTGTACACTTGGACAGCTTATCACTGACATTCAATGCCATTTAGGTTTTGATTTGTGACCAAAGACTGCTCCCCCAGCTGAGAAGTCATGCAGGCAGCGTCTCAGAGTTCGCTGTTGCTCCTCTAAGCAGCGCCTTCTGCCATCCTGACATTTGTGTTTCCTGCCCATACACTGTGGTGGTGCTAATGATTCTATATAGTTAGATTCACTCCATGTCTCGATATGTTAGTGCTTATTTATCTCAGAACAATAGCTCCAGGAAAACTTCATCTGATCAGGTGATGCTGCTTAGACTGAAGCTGGTGATTCGAGGGCAAACTACGCAACTGCCATTTCTCCGACTTCCTGCCAACTTCTGATGCATACAACTTTTTCAAGAttacaaagagaaaaagaaaaaaaatattaatgtagCAGTTCAACAAGACATCATTTCATATAGGTGTCTGGACTGAGACTCTGATAGGCATCAACTCAGGACACTCCAGTgggtcactttgtgttttattattaatgGAAATCCATTGAGTGGCTGTGAGACACATCTGCCACATTTGAACTGCTCTCAATGAGATTCCTCTCCAATTAAACACAACAGAATACAGGGATTGTACATTTACTGAATGAAAAAAGGTACTGAACAAcgaggaggagaggaaatgtctttttattgtttcttttctacctgctgtgtgtgttttggacgTGTATGTGTGTTTCAAATGCTAAAGCACAAGATTTTTGTAAAGGAGGACAACTCGCAGAGTTCAACTATGTAGCTGTACTAATTTTCTACAATGGGGAAAAGGGGTTTTAAAGCGACTGTCGGGGCAATGCACTGTATGTAgcaacaaaatatgacagaatgtacagtctatcacaacaaatgaaatgtatAGAACTATGAACTAGAGCCTATCACATTGTATAACATTGTAGCAGCTGCTGCTCtcctttttaatttattgtttttgattttatcTGAACtggatcaactttttttttacccacaTATGACACCCAAATGGGGTAAGAGGCATCAGTCATTCCTGCAATGTCCTGTCACTGTAAATCATGAGCAACATCCATTTTCTGTGCAACATAACCATCGTGTTAAAGCTAATGAGAGCTACTTTGCAGGTGGACATGTTGGAgtatgctgc is part of the Acanthochromis polyacanthus isolate Apoly-LR-REF ecotype Palm Island chromosome 19, KAUST_Apoly_ChrSc, whole genome shotgun sequence genome and encodes:
- the sbk1 gene encoding serine/threonine-protein kinase SBK1, which encodes MQDHGGERQVASSLPHSVKASLSLSPSGPGRVGSGGGSPTSKMGYCGGVPVEDMQALAITSLSAADVAKQYEHIRELGKGTYGKVDLVAHRTQGTKMALKFVTKNKTKLKSFLREYSLTGSLSCSPFIIKVLDVLFETEDSYVFGQEYAPAGDLFDIIPPQVGLPEEMVKRCMQQLGLALDFMHSKNLVHRDVKPENVLLFDRECRRIKLADFGMTRRVGCRVKRVSGTIPYTAPEVCRASRAEGFLVTTSLDVWAFGVLVFCMLTGNFPWEAALPADAFYEEFRRWQKAGCPVGTYPSQWRRFTDDALRMFQRLLAAEPEKRCGVKDVFCFVKYELVSELRRRASCRAKRGERSSSGVCTGSCTSSSSTTSRSSHRHPEPSTPPGTSCLRPAPLKRSVLSDPLSPREESGQHQSPGRDKNKSQMVMATAIEICV